In the Callospermophilus lateralis isolate mCalLat2 chromosome 7, mCalLat2.hap1, whole genome shotgun sequence genome, aCAGGGAAGACTCTCCCGCAGTAGGCCCACAGGCTGGCTGCAGCGGATGGCACTGTAACCTGAGTGGGAACAGCCTCTAGAGGTGGCCACACTGAGGGACGGGGCCTGAGCTGCTGAGCAGAGGGAAGCACTTCCATGAAAAGGTCACCACCTGAGACGGTCTTGTCTAAAGATTCCCCGGCACACAGGTGCCTCCGCGGTGGTATTTCAGCCGTCCCGGCATCCATCATGCCGATATGATACCTTTGAAAGAGGCACGTGCCTTAAGAACATGCCCAGGGCCACGACCACCCCCTTAGATAACTCCTAAATAAGACCCTCCAGGACTGGAGGGGATCCATGAGGCCAGCCTAGAGGGCCTTTCACATGGAGAGAACTCAGGAGATACTACTGCCCTCTCCTTCCCTTCAGAGGCCCAGTTTCTGCCCCCAGAAACCGGAAAAGAAGCCCCCGTGCTGGGGTCCACTTACTTATACCCCACGTCGCAGGCGTGGCGTCTGTCCATGAAGAGGGACTGGAGGTCCCGCACCAGCAGGCGGCACTCGTCAGACTCACCGCAGGTCCTCCCAGCAGTGTGGAGGATGACCACGTACTTAGCAGGAAGGGTCATCTTGGGACAGTAGGTCTCCCTGGCCCCCCAAGCAGACCGAGGGACAATGCTAGGGCAAGCTATGGCAGGGCAAAAACATAATGATGATTAAAGTCTTCCTTTAAAATCCATATAAGTGGTACCCCACGTTTCCTCAGCACCAGTGTTGTGCTACTTGGCTGGGAGGGGTCCAgtgctgggggtggaacccaggcgcacttcaccactgagctacatccttagccctttttaggTTTTAATCTGgagacagggtttccctaagttgctgaggctggcctcatacttgccatcctccggcctcagcctctcaaatcactagaattataggtatgcaccacctgTATTCAGAAATGTGTTTGTATGTAGGCATATGAACATATAAACAGGTGTTGAACCATCCTATCCCTTTCTGTactcttcccccacccccagtgCACAGCTATAACACCAGGCATAATGCCCAGGCTCTGCCATTCTAGGAATCtgagggggaaagaggtgccctgGAGGGTCCCCCTCAAGGTCTACCAGCCCCAAAGTTTCAAGAGGAATCTGAGCAGAGCCTGGTGGGAAGTCACCCCCGGGTGGCATGCGAGTCTAGTGAGGAGCCATCCTGGATGGAGCCCAGAAGGGCCGAAGGTCTCACCGTGCCTCAGCCTTGCCTTTGGGAGAGGAGCCAGGCAGTTCTCGCCTCCCACAAGACGTGGCTGGGTGTACCTAGGTGACAGGTGTCCCCTCTGCACAGCATAGGAGactaggtccttcatggctgacagggcggcagggctggggctgaggcctGGAAGAGAGCAATTGTGGGGAATCTCAGTCTGACCTGAGCTTCAGGGGACTGAGTAGAGAAGGGACACCGGCCAAGCCCTGCCCAGCAGGTTCCTCCCCCGGCCTGAGAGGCCAGGGTCTGCCAGGACAGAGTTCTCTGTGGCCCAGGGTGAAGCCCTTCCAGGACCCCTCTGTCGACTCCCTCCATTCAGGAGAGAACGCAGAGACAGCGACCACTCACAGCGCTGGCCAGCTCAGGCCAGGGTCCCCCATCAGTAGGGCCCTGGCAGGCACGAGCCAGACTCTGCCCACATTCGcccatttaatcctcaccacaaaCCTCTGAGGCAGAAGCTATTATTAAGCCCATTATTCATGTAGAGGAACTTGAGGCTGTAAAAAGTAACGTGTTCAAAATCCCAAGCCAACAAGAGGCAACAAGTAGtcatcaaaatatataaagaaatacatCAACTAATCAATTAGTAAACAAAACTGCTGACCACGGTGAGTCTCTGGCAGGCTGGAAACCCCCCTCCCCGGCGTTGGCCGTGGAGGATACAGACTCACGTGCTGATTCCTCTACTCACAGCTGTGTCGCTGTGGGTTATTTACTTCTCTGAAACTCAGGCTGCACCCTGTGGTAACAGAAACTGTGAAATCCACCTGGACAACCTCAGAGAATATTGATATTCAAGATCTTGGTTAACGGGAAGGGGTGCACAAATTCAGGGAAATAGCCCCGGACAATGTATGTTCCAAGGTCAAGGCCAACGGCATGGCATATGGAACAAGAGACCAGAAGAAAGTGGAGTCAGAGATCGGGGACCTCTGAGTCATTTGTAAACAATGTATGGAAAATCCAGGAGTGAGAGATGGAAGGAGGCGGTGTCAGGCAGGAATCTGGGGGTACAGTCTGCAGCTACAGAAAGTTGACATTAGAGGAAGACGAGATAGTCATTCACCCAGAGGTGACAGAGGAAGTCCGGCTCTTTCCAGAAGAGCAGGGGAACGGCAGAGGGAAAACTCATGAGCGGCTCTTCCTACAAGATGGCTAGAAGAAGAGGGGCTGCCGTGGAGACTGAGAGAAGTCGGAGCAGTTGGAGAAGCGTCCTCACAAAGCCATGACATGGAGGCCAAGGGAGAATGAATTCCGGGTTGGATCTTGGGAGGAGTCTGAGAGGCTGCATGGTGTTGAGACAGGCCGTGTTGAGTGCCAAGGACTCTTTGGAGAGGGCTCGTTGGGGGCGGTCATTACCTTCCTTGGTGCCGAAGAAGGCGACGCCCAGGGAAATGTTGCCGTAGCCTTGGGTGTGCGAGCCTTGGACGTTCCAACCAACACCTTCATACACCCTGCCATCGTCCCCGACCAGGAAGCTGCAGCAAGGGAACAAGGTTGAGCGGCTGACGCGGTGACCCACCCGAGAGAGGAACCACGTACCCAGGCTCCAGATGGACAAGGGCTTGAGCCATGTTCACTAACAGGAGCTCACATGGTTCTTCCCAGACTGTGGAAGACCAGGCCCCTCATCCTAGTCCTTAACATTCTGACCTGCTGCGGCACTCCCTTCCTGCCCATCCCCTGCTCAGACCTGGAGCTGAACATAAATCATCCTGTGCACTCAGAGGAGGAGGGGGCCTCGGTCTTCACAGTAATTAGCATCGACCCAACCACACCACGCTAGCTCAAACAtggctctcctccctcctccaaaATGCACGGTGCCCGTGTAATCGTCCCCGAGCTATTCACCTGACTTCTCCCTGCagggtcactgtcctgcatataccTGGTACCTGAACAAGGACATGCAACGTGGAAGCAGACAGTGCATTCGGAAGTGATCCCAGAAGCCAAAGGGAGGGAGTAAGGAGAGTGAGACCCTGAAACCACAAGCCCTGGacaaaacttttcctcctctaagttgttcttgtgggGTATTTTGGTGGCAGGAAcaaagagctgactaaaacagaaggaCCCGGAGAAGCAGCCCCGCAGAGCAGGGTTGGCCCTGTGCCTCGAGACCCGGCCCCGGCTCTTACTTGTAGGCCACGTCACACCAACTGTTGCTGTGGACATGATAGGCCTGCAGTTCCCGCAGCCTCTGACTGCAAACCGCCTGGTCGTGGCACTCCAGCCCAGGGACATGATGTGTGACGAGGACATCCACCGGCATGATCAGTTGAGAGCTGCAGCCAACAGCTTCTGCCCCCCATTCCTTGCGAGagaccatggtgaagacatctgtggAAGGAACCGTGGGATGTTACTTGGTGCATCCTGCCCTGTGGTCACCCATTAGCGACCTGGGCTGCATGTGCACGTCTGGGCCGCATCTGCCCCGTGGAGGGGGAAGAGCGTTAGGAGGAAGCCCTCGGCAGACAGGTACACCCTCCCCAGCTCATGCCATCTGCATCCCACCTCTTAGGCAGAGTCTGATGCAGCCAGGAGCCCGGATGCTTTGCTGCCCCAGCCCAGCACATCCTCAACCACAATGAGACACTGTCTCCCagctccttccctgctctgcccAGGCGCCTACTGCAGGAAGCAGCTCTGTCTCACCCACTTTCCCTGGAGGGTCCTGAGCAGCACCAGAGAGGGCTGCATCTCCTCCTTGGCCCTGAGGCTCCCTCTAGGCAGGGGCTGGGTCTCCCACCCCAATCTCCTCCCCGAGGTCAGGGTTTCTATCACCACCTGGCACCAACCCTGTATCCCAAGGACCTAGGGCAATCCGTGAAGTGGCCGGCCAGTGTTACTCTCTACGGGGTTCCATTCGCCCCGTCCCATGTCACGGGGTGTCACGTGGCTGTGCAGACCTGAGAAACATTGCCAGCCACCTGAGAAACCCCAGTCGGTCCCCAAGATGCCTCACCATCAAGACCAAGTTTGCCTCTTTCGATGAGCCGGGAGATGTTGCCAAACAAGGCCTGCAGACCCTCCGACACCTGTGTTGTGTGTGCTTGGTCCCGGGAGGAAACAGCTGCAAAAGAAGGTTCCGTTGTGCATCAAACTACAGATCCCAGGCCTCTCAGTGGCACAGGCTCTGACCAGAAGGAGCCAACCCCTCTCCACGGCCCCTTGGCCTCCCCAAATGcccaagccacctccaagaaatCCCTCTCAACTAACCAGAGGACCACCTCCCACAGCAGAAGGAGGCGTGGCTTTCTCCAACACTCCCTCGAGGTGAAGCCCTGGTGTCGGGAGCCGCTCTGGACAGCGCTGGGTACTCGCCTTTAAGTCCTGAGTGAAGAGATTCTGAGCTGGTTCGGCACCCACTGCAATGCGACTGGACCTCAACTCCCTCAGATAAGAAAGGTGCAGCTCCGGGCCTGGGCGTCACCCAGTGGGGTGGAGTTACACCCCCTGTTTGTTGTAACCCTACCCTTTGCCCTTTTTTGGGTAGAGTGTTCCATGGATTAGCTCCCCCCACTAATAAACCCGGGTTCCAGGCGTGCTCCTCTCTTTCTTGTCCACCTCGCCCCCCCTTGTGGGAGCTGTGGCTGAGGAATGGTCACCAA is a window encoding:
- the LOC143403729 gene encoding peptidoglycan recognition protein 4-like isoform X1 → MLPWLLVFSVLGLQSRAVSSRDQAHTTQVSEGLQALFGNISRLIERGKLGLDDVFTMVSRKEWGAEAVGCSSQLIMPVDVLVTHHVPGLECHDQAVCSQRLRELQAYHVHSNSWCDVAYNFLVGDDGRVYEGVGWNVQGSHTQGYGNISLGVAFFGTKEGLSPSPAALSAMKDLVSYAVQRGHLSPRYTQPRLVGGENCLAPLPKARLRHACPSIVPRSAWGARETYCPKMTLPAKYVVILHTAGRTCGESDECRLLVRDLQSLFMDRRHACDVGYNFLVGQDGAVYEGVGWNVQGSRTPGYNDIALAISFMGTFTGTAPNASALEVAKDLIQCAVVKGYLAPNYLLVGHSDVANTLSPGQALYNIIKTWPHFKH
- the LOC143403729 gene encoding peptidoglycan recognition protein 4-like isoform X3, with product MLPWLLVFSVLGLQSRDVFTMVSRKEWGAEAVGCSSQLIMPVDVLVTHHVPGLECHDQAVCSQRLRELQAYHVHSNSWCDVAYNFLVGDDGRVYEGVGWNVQGSHTQGYGNISLGVAFFGTKEGLSPSPAALSAMKDLVSYAVQRGHLSPRYTQPRLVGGENCLAPLPKARLRHACPSIVPRSAWGARETYCPKMTLPAKYVVILHTAGRTCGESDECRLLVRDLQSLFMDRRHACDVGYNFLVGQDGAVYEGVGWNVQGSRTPGYNDIALAISFMGTFTGTAPNASALEVAKDLIQCAVVKGYLAPNYLLVGHSDVANTLSPGQALYNIIKTWPHFKH
- the LOC143403729 gene encoding peptidoglycan recognition protein 4-like isoform X2; this encodes MLPWLLVFSVLGLQSRAVSSRDQAHTTQVSEGLQALFGNISRLIERGKPTDVFTMVSRKEWGAEAVGCSSQLIMPVDVLVTHHVPGLECHDQAVCSQRLRELQAYHVHSNSWCDVAYNFLVGDDGRVYEGVGWNVQGSHTQGYGNISLGVAFFGTKEGLSPSPAALSAMKDLVSYAVQRGHLSPRYTQPRLVGGENCLAPLPKARLRHACPSIVPRSAWGARETYCPKMTLPAKYVVILHTAGRTCGESDECRLLVRDLQSLFMDRRHACDVGYNFLVGQDGAVYEGVGWNVQGSRTPGYNDIALAISFMGTFTGTAPNASALEVAKDLIQCAVVKGYLAPNYLLVGHSDVANTLSPGQALYNIIKTWPHFKH